GGGGAGGAGGCTGCCCCGGGCCGCTGCGCTTTCTCATGCAAAGCAGCGGAGGGGCGGGGCGCGCGGCCCGGGGGCGGGGTCTGTCAGCGCTCGGCTTTTCTGCCCCCCTTTGCCTTTTTGCGAGTCTTCTCATCCCGGGACGCAAACCTCGAAACAGCTGCCGGCTGGTCCCGGCCGAGGCCGGCGCAGGGAGGGAGGAGCCGCCCGGGCTGTGGGGGCGCCGCGAGCTGGCCCGGCCTCGGTGTGCCCGCGCCGCCAGCCcgctccagacgcgccacctggGCGCTCCAAGAAGAGGCCGAAGTTTGCCGCGGCCGTGAGTTGGAGCTCGCGCCGGGCCGCTGCGCCGGGAGCTCCGGGGGCTTCCCTCGCTTCCCGGTATTGTTTGCAAACTTTGCTGCTCTCCGCCGCGGCCCCCAACTCGGCGGACGCCGGGCGCGGAGAGCCGAGCCGGGGGCGCTGTGCGCAGCGCTCGGGCCAGGCCGGGCGGGCATGGGCGGGGGCCCGAGCAGGGGTGGAGAGCCGGGGCCAGCAGCAGCCCGTGCCCGGGAGCGGCGGCGCTGAGGGGCGCGGAGCTCCCCGCGAGGACACGTCCAACGCCAGCATGCAGCGCCCGGGCCCCCGCCTGTGGCTGGTCCTGCAGGTGATGGGCTCGTGCGCCGCCATCAGCTCCATGGACATGGAGCGCCCGGGCGACGGCAAATGCCAGCCCATCGAGATCCCGATGTGCAAGGACATCGGCTACAACATGACTCGTATGCCCAACCTGATGGGCCACGAGAACCAGCGCGAGGCAGCCATCCAATTGCACGAGTTCGCGCCGCTGGTGGAGTACGGCTGCCACGGCCACCTCCGCTTCTTCCTGTGCTCGCTGTACGCGCCGATGTGCACCGAGCAGGTCTCCACCCCCATCCCCGCCTGCCGGGTCATGTGCGAGCAGGCCCGGCTCAAGTGCTCCCCGATTATGGAGCAGTTCAACTTCAAGTGGCCCGACTCCCTGGACTGCCGGAAACTCCCCAACAAGAACGACCCCAACTATCTGTGCATGGAGGCGCCCAACAACGGCTCGGACGAGCCCACCCGGGGCTCGGGCCTGTTCCCGCCGCTGTTCCGGCCGCAGCGGCCCCACAGCGCGCAGGAGCACCCGCTGAAGGACGGGGGCCCCGGGCGCGGCGGCTGCGACAACCCGGGCAAGTTCCACCACGTGGAGAAGAGCGCGTCGTGCGCGCCGCTCTGCACGCCCGGCGTGGACGTGTACTGGAGCCGCGAGGACAAGCGCTTCGCCGTGGTCTGGCTGGCCATCTGGGCGGTGCTGTGCTTCTTCTCCAGCGCCTTCACCGTGCTCACCTTCCTCATCGACCCGGCCCGCTTCCGCTACCCCGAGCGCCCCATCATCTTCCTCTCCATGTGCTACTGCGTCTACTCCGTGGGCTACCTCATCCGCCTCTTCGCCGGCGCCGAGAGCATCGCCTGCGACCGGGACAGCGGCCAGCTCTATGTCATCCAGGAGGGACTGGAGAGCACCGGCTGCACGCTGGTCTTCCTGGTCCTCTACTACTTCGGCATGGCCAGCTCGCTGTGGTGGGTGGTGCTCACGCTCACCTGGTTCCTGGCCGCCGGCAAGAAGTGGGGCCACGAGGCCATCGAAGCCAACAGCAGCTACTTCCACCTGGCAGCCTGGGCCATCCCGGCGGTGAAGACCATCCTGATCCTGGTCATGCGCAGGGTGGCGGGGGACGAGCTCACCGGGGTCTGCTACGTGGGCAGCATGGACGTCAACGCGCTCACCGGCTTCGTGCTCATTCCCCTGGCCTGCTACCTGGTCATCGGCACGTCCTTCATCCTCTCGGGCTTCGTGGCCCTGTTCCACATCCGGAGGGTGATGAAGACGGGCGGCGAGAACACGGACAAGCTGGAGAAGCTCATGGTGCGTATCGGGCTCTTCTCCGTGCTGTACACCGTGCCGGCCACCTGTGTGATCGCCTGCTACTTTTACGAACGCCTCAACATGGATTACTGGAAGATCCTGGCGGCGCAGCACAAGTGCAAAATGAACAACCAGACTAAAACGCTGGACTGCCTGATGGCCGCCTCCATCCCCGCCGTGGAGATCTTCATGGTGAAGATCTTTATGCTGCTGGTGGTGGGGATCACCAGCGGGATGTGGATTTGGACCTCCAAGACTCTGCAGTCCTGGCAGCAGGTGTGCAGCCGTAGGTTAAAGAAGAAGAGCCGGAGAAAACCGGCCAGTGTGATCACCAGCGGTGGGATTTACAAAAAAGCCCAGCATCCCCAGAAAACTCACCACGGGAAATATGAGATCCCTGCCCAGCCGCCCACCTGCGTGTGAACAGGGCTGGAGGGAAAGGCACAGGGGCGCCCGGAGCTAAGATGTGGTGCTTTtcttggttgttttttttctttcttcttcttcttttttttttttttttataaaagcaaaagagaaatacataaaaaagtGTTTACCCTGAAATTCAGGATGCTGTGATACACTGAAAGGAAAAATGTACTtaaagggttttgttttgttttgttttgtttttccagcgAAGGGAAGCTCCTCCAGTGAAGTAGCCTCTTGTGTAACTAATTTGTGGTAAAGTAGTTGATTCAGCCCTCAGAAGAAAACTTTTGTTTAGAGCCCTCCGTAAATATACATCTGTGTATTTGAGTTGGCTTTGCTACCCATTTACAAATAAGAGGACAGATAACTGCTTTGCAAATTCAAGAGCCTCCCCTGGGTTAACAAATGAGCCATCCCCAGGGCCCACCCCCAGGAAGGCCACAGTGCTGGGCGGCATCCCTGCAGAGGAAAGACACGACCCGGGGCCCGCCTCACACCCCAGTGGATTTGGAGTCGCTTAAAATAGACTCCGGCCTTCACCAATAGTTTCTCTACAAGACAGAAACCTCCATCAAACCTCACATTTGTGAACTCAAATAATgtgcaatacatttttttctctttccttgaaaataaaaagagaaacaagtaTTTTGCTGTATATAAAGACAACAAAAGAAATCTCCTAACAAAAGAACTAAGAGGCCCAGCCCTCAGAAACCCTTCAGTGCTACATTTTGTGGCTTTTTAATGGAAACCAAGCCAATGTTATAGACGTTTGGACTGATTTGTGGAAAGGaggggggaagagggagaaggatcATTCAAAAGTTACCCAAAGGGCTTATTGACTCTTTCTATTGTTAAACAAATGATTTCCACAAACAGATCAGGAAGCACTAGGTTGGCAGAGACACTTTGTCTAGTGTATTCTCTTCACAGTGCCAGGAAAGAGTGGTTTCTGCGTGtgtatatttgtaatatatgaTATTTTTCATGCTccactattttattaaaaataaaatatgttctttaGTTTGCTGCTAGTCCCTGGTTCATGGTGAGGTTTCCCTTCTCTGTGTGTGGAGAGACTACAGGACACTTTCTCCCTTTGCTTTTTAAGCAAATTCTGGGGGTGTGCTTCTAGCCAGAGAGTActggttatctgtataaaattgcagaTCAGAGGATTCCAAGATTGGAAGAATCATTCACTTGTGAGTTTCTGAGGAACTGCAGGCAGGCAATGTGTGAAGTTGGAAGTCGTTTCTGTGACTGTTGGTAGCTAGACATGAGGGCTTAGTTGTAGACACACATCACCAAGGAGAGCCTCACCACTAAGCGTGGACCCACTCATGAGCCTGGATTAGCCAGTTTTAATATATTCAGAGAGTAGAGCCAACCGATTAGGAGAATTAAATCATCTGTATTCAATTGACCTGCTAGGCTCAAATGGTACCTAGACAGAGCTGTATACATCAGCCCAAAGTGTGCTGGCTTTGCAGTGACTCTGAACTATGAAGACATTTACAAAACAGATTATAGACCTGGACGGGATAAAATACCTGCTAAGGGTGGTGAATCCTTAAGAGGAAGTTAAGCAGCTTTGGAACTTCATGGTACTTGGTTCTTCTCCAGGGTTTGCTGTTAGAACTGGGTAgctgtaaagaactgccccaGGTCTGCTGGTCAAAGGCACAGCTACACTCAAGTTCCAGCCAGAAGGAAGCAAGGGCACAGTGCAGTCCTACTGTGGTGAGGACTCTATTAATATAAAGCAAGCCAAGCTGCCCCTGGGGCCATGCTTTTGTCCAGCTCCAAGTTAAACAAGGAGCTCTGGAAAACTCGGAGCATGGATGACACGCTTACCAACGAGCAGGAGAGCCTGGAGCTAGTGCAGTCTGTTTTCTGAAGAGGGTGTTCAGAACTTCAGCCTGGTAAACATAAGATCACCCATCAACACTAGGGCTGGAAACAGGCTTACATTGGCTTTGAGGGGCTACTGCACTTGGCCGTGAATATTTGCAGGGCACAGGAGCAGGCAGATTGGTGGTTTGGGATCAAGTCTGACAAACGGAGGAAACACCAGCTAGGTAGGCAAAGTAAAAGAATGCAAGATCCCAAAGAGTGTTCAGTGCAttaaaaaagaaggcagaaaagctTCAGAAATGCCCCcaaataaaatttctttgttgattgtttttgcCTAGTCCCCCAAAAGACTGCATAGAAATATTGATGTCTCTGTGCATGTATGGGTATAGCGTTTCCTTTCTGTCACTCTtagggaaaatgaaaataacatatttggaaTAGAACTTTCAAAAAGTCCAGAAGGGTAACATTGTCCGGATGCTGCTGTGAGCCACAAGGCTAGATATAACACAAAGACATTTGGTTCTAAAATTCCTGGACTACAGCAGCTTCAGACCTGCCCATGCTCAGGTGTGTAGGCTCGAAAATGTGGTCCCAAGGAAAGTCATATTCAACAACATACCTAAGAGCCTTTGTTGTTAGTTATCCCTGAATGTGTCTCACTGTGGATCCATCCCAGAAATGACTGATCTTGTTTACGAATGTGAAGGGATTGTGACATGTGGCTGGGTTGGGCGCAGCTGGGTGAGTTTAACAGTGAGCAGTGCAAGGAGCAGCTGTAGAGCTTCCAAGCAAAATGCTCCAaggtcttcctctccctctctctctctcttcctctttctctctctctctctctctctctctctctctctctgctaagCTAAAATCTGACCCTTCCTCACATACAGACAGTGTGTTTTAGGATAAGCATCAAGGCCTTAAGTCAGAaagctgggaaaaaaaagaaaagaaagaagggagggagagagggagggagggaggaaagaagcaaggagaaagaaagacaggcaaACATCActagtgaaggaaggaaggaaagaaagaaggaaagaaagacaggcAAACACATCActagtgaaggaaggaaggaaggagaaaggcaaaCACATCACTAGTGAAGGAAGGAacgaagaaagaaaaagaaaagaaagaagaaaagaaagaaagaaaggcaaacaCATATCACTAGTCCTTAGATTCTCTTTAGCTCAGTACAGGGTTTCCAAAGGAATTGTTGACAGCattaatttggagatttctcagcaTCTGTACCCCACGGCCTTAGTTTTAGAAAAATGGCAACCTGTTGTGCATGGCAGTGGTGGAGTCATAGAAGAAGCCCAAAGAAGTAGATTGTCCAAGATCTACATCcattcatccctcccttccttcctccagcctccagccaatCACCACCCACCACATGCTAAGGCCGAGAAACAGAACTGGCACCTGGTCTGTGGTTTTGCAGTGGACAGGAGAGACCTGCATGGCACATCTTATATGCGCCTCTGTGAGGCATCAGGGCAGGAGGCCCAAAAGTAGATGTATTTCCACGGGGCCCCTAAATGCATACAAGGCAGAAGATTCAGCCTATGTGAGGTCATAGAAAGGGGAAGCTGCAGGGTCATATAGAAGGCAAGAGAAGTTATCAACAGAGCATCAAAACACTCCATCGGGACCCGGACTGGGTCTGGCTCATGATCCCCTATGTAAGCCCACACCTTGCAGAGGGCTTTGGACGTAAGAATGACTAGAATAATAGCAATGGCTGTGATAATAGTAATCGTAGCAGCACAGCCTTGAGACCACTTGCTGTGTGCTGAACAGGTTGCTGGGACTATCTCAGTGAATCCTCAACGCATTCAGGGAGGTACTGTCATCAGCCCCACTTTACATGTGAAGACCctgacacagagaggttaagtaaattcCCAGGGTCACATGACAACTAAAAGACCCAGAACAGGAACTGGGTGGTCTGATAACAGATCTGGAACCCCCAATTCAGTAAgcaattgttgaatgaatgaatgaatgaacaatagCTGACcactttacatgcattaattCAATCCTCTGACAAACTTTGGTGGTACTGCTCTCATGCTCATAATATTACAGACGAGGAATTTGGAGCACAGAGAAGTTGTGtcacttacccaaggtcacacaggcagCAAGCAGAGAGTCTGGCATGCAAACTTGGGCTGTGGGACTCCAGACCTGCACCTCTGACCACGAGGCTTTCCCACGTCTCTGGTTTCTCAGGACTTGACTaaatcatttcatcttcacagcaGCACCACTGCACCTTTATTCCAAGCAGAAGGGGAACAAGGTTGCATGGCAAAGAGCAAAAGCCACTTGGCCAGTGTGGGGGAGCCCAAGGGAGGAGGCCGCGGCAACCTGCATTTTTGCAGCAGTCACGAGGGTGCTAGCAGTGGGGCTAGGGGGAAGCAGGTGGATGGAGAGGTCCTTAGAAGGTAGAACCAGGATTAGGTTTTATGCAGAGAGGGAGCAAGAAGGAATGGTCAGGGAGGACCACACCGTTTCTGACTTTGGTGGCAAAGTGACATTCATCAAGACAGGAGAAAACCAACGGAGGACAGGCAGTGTGATGGGAAGCGAAGATGAGTGCAGTGTGGATTATTTGCCATCGAGGTGTCTGTAGAGAATTTGGGATGAGGTCATGGTCACAGGCGGGTGTTTGAAATGGTGAGAGCTGGAGCTGTGGTTAACCTCAGGAAGCAAGTGGGTCTCTCCAGggacagaggagggaggagggcagaCCTCAGGGCCAGGTGAACAAAGAGGAGGTTGCAAGGGGAGCTGTGACTGGGAGCACCCCCTTAACCACTTGGGCGCTGGGTGCCCATTTTTACTATAAGAGGATTGGCAGAGGAGATTATGCAAATGGCCTTATCCAACGTCAAAATACGTGATCCAGATAGCGCTAAGGGGGAATGCAGCAAGGGTCTTACAGGAGTGACTTAGGAGGATCCACTCCTGCCCGTGATAACTCAGCCTCTGTATCTTTAACTTAACCCTTGGGCTACCCGAGCAAAATTAAAATCAGCTCCAAGAGCTCATAGTTTTAAATTCTCCACTAGCATCTTTGGGGATGCTGTTTcaagacagagaaacagaagagaaaaatcaagaagtATTCCTGAGGCCATAGATATTATCCTGCATTCTAGATTATTTTctcagaaggaggagaaagaaatacagaaaatgataACAGATTGGAGGGCAAACTGGCATCTTACACTTACAGGATGTGCAGATATAAACATCGTTTAGGACTGAACTATATCTTGCCTTCTCTATGAGCCGGTTTTTAGTTTGACTCAACCACTTACACATTGCTTCACCTTGAGCAAGATACCAGAACTTtcctgcctctgtttcttcatctgtaaaatgggcatgataatGGTACCTATCTCACTGGACTGTCACTCACAAATAGCTCATGCGTATTGAACAAGTATTACATGCTCGATTGCTTTAAGTTCTCTGTGTTTATTAATTCATCTATTCCTCACAACAGCCTTAGGAGAGATGGTATGAGATTAAATAAAACCATTTGTGTGAAGTACTTGGAAGGCTGCTTGGCGCAGAGCAAATGCTCAATAAAGtgatctat
The Pan troglodytes isolate AG18354 chromosome 10, NHGRI_mPanTro3-v2.0_pri, whole genome shotgun sequence genome window above contains:
- the FZD10 gene encoding frizzled-10, translating into MQRPGPRLWLVLQVMGSCAAISSMDMERPGDGKCQPIEIPMCKDIGYNMTRMPNLMGHENQREAAIQLHEFAPLVEYGCHGHLRFFLCSLYAPMCTEQVSTPIPACRVMCEQARLKCSPIMEQFNFKWPDSLDCRKLPNKNDPNYLCMEAPNNGSDEPTRGSGLFPPLFRPQRPHSAQEHPLKDGGPGRGGCDNPGKFHHVEKSASCAPLCTPGVDVYWSREDKRFAVVWLAIWAVLCFFSSAFTVLTFLIDPARFRYPERPIIFLSMCYCVYSVGYLIRLFAGAESIACDRDSGQLYVIQEGLESTGCTLVFLVLYYFGMASSLWWVVLTLTWFLAAGKKWGHEAIEANSSYFHLAAWAIPAVKTILILVMRRVAGDELTGVCYVGSMDVNALTGFVLIPLACYLVIGTSFILSGFVALFHIRRVMKTGGENTDKLEKLMVRIGLFSVLYTVPATCVIACYFYERLNMDYWKILAAQHKCKMNNQTKTLDCLMAASIPAVEIFMVKIFMLLVVGITSGMWIWTSKTLQSWQQVCSRRLKKKSRRKPASVITSGGIYKKAQHPQKTHHGKYEIPAQPPTCV